The genomic stretch TCCCACCGGATCGCAGGGGGCTTCGCCAAGAGCGCATTTCAGTTGCCGCATGAGGTAACGTTTGTCACTTAAAGCGCTCTCGAGTTGATCATCGGAAACCCTGGATCGAGCCTGTTGTTCTTGATTAACTTGGGGATTCTCCGCAGCCATCGCGAGACAGACCATCGAGCAGACGATCAGAGCCTGCGTACAGGAAAAATTGTGTAACATCTCGTGCCGTTTTTCATACCGAACTCCAGGCGAAACAATAACCTGGATCTTTCATTGATCTATGAAACAACTCGCGATTCACTCTCGCCGATGCAGTTTAATCGTCGCTCAAAGATGGATCAGCTTGTTTCAAATCTCTGTCTTATTATCGGGCATTTCTACCTCCCATGCGAGCATCTTAATAATAAGTATATGAGAAACTCACTTCACAAGatcgtgttaaaaaattaaccagaTATTGAAGATATTACTTTATTATATTTCAGCGTGGCTGGACAATTGTGCGTAACGTTTCTAGACGCGgccgttgaatattttttactttcatttctccGTTAAGGAATGGCGAATGATTGCGTATAATGTACTGCATAAGTTGTGCAAACGTTCTGTACACTTGTCACAGGGACGTTACGTTATACAGAACTTGTTATCGAACGATTATCCTTATGCGTGTAACGAGATCATTTACGATTCGCCAAATTGAGCCCGGCGTTTCCcaatttaattatacattCAATTTATGATCCAGTTCGTTGATTCGGAAAATtcggaatgaatttttttttcacacttggaaatatgtaaatattgcACACAATTATATACAGCttaattatattgaaaaaacttcgtttttattattttcattaatccAGATATTTACGACTCACCTTCAGCAGCACAGCcatgataaatatattcaatttaatatgggtaacgtatgtatattgttGAAATGCGAATTTGTCGCCGCGGGAAATCGTCGCGAAAAATACTCGGTGAATGATTTTGTATCAAAAGTTAAGTGTACTCGATACTTCACGGTGCAAAACGTTTCAGATATCGAAGTAAAGGTTGCCTGAGTAGCAGTTGATAGAAATCGTGTTCCTTTTATAGCTGCTTTCGGCGCGAAATCTCGGGACGCACTGGCACTTGGGTTACGCTCGTCCAGTAAATACGAAAGTGTGCACAGCACGGGTGTAATATGCACAACTTGtcagagggagagagaagagagagagtgagaggaaTAGCGGGagggaaagagggagagagagagacaaagcGAAAGATACAAAACCATCGAGGGAGGGAGAAGTTGAATCTATCTAAGGCACGATATAGGTTTTCTTGGAGCGTGAAGAGAGGGCAGAAAAAAGTACATCGAATAgtcgaaaaaataaactctACGAATCTTCcgtaatttatttatgcaaTCGAGTGCGTCACATTGAATTCTCGGAACATTAATTAAtcttataatatgtattataatatgcgATCAATTCTCTGACTACGTACTGAAACGTAGACGGAAATCAGTTATCAACATTTTTCGGGAATTTCTGCGACGTAATTATTGTTAGATAATTAAGAAGCTTTAAGGTGACAGGGTGAAgagcaattttctgcacgCTGACTAGATTTATGTAATGAtgaaatattgttataaaaatactCAAACTACTGCGTTCATACATTTTTCCGTATACCACTTGTACACGTGAggggtaaatatttttcataaagtaTTGCTGTCTGTCCTCGGTGCCATTTTGTTTCTGGGAATAGAAAAGCTGAGGTAAAAGTTTGCCCGACCGATAACTCATACTTGGATTCTACCTAGTTCTCATACAGTTACTCCTCGCTGAGTGAAAGTCCAGAAAATAGACGTTAAGCTGTGCAGTAaattgtttttcgaaattatcgtCAGCTGACGATAGATGTTCACCGACAAGTTTGAGCAACGCATGGAAATCCTGTTCTACTTGGGGTCTTATTATCCATTTTACATCCATTCATTTCTCCGGTTACGTAACCGGAGGAAAAAAGATTTCTAAAAAACGTTCCGGATGCATGTAAATCGGTCCAATCGATCGCCTCAATCCTGTTCTCAAATCCgttttcaaaagaaattcgTATACATCCAGTTCAACAAACCGGACGAGAGGAGAAAGTATCTTCTATCTTTAGCCGGATGCAGGTGTTATATCGTTGCTTCTACGAAGAACTCTAGTGACCTGCAAGGCCCGGATCTACATCCACGATGTGATGCAACACGAGTCACACTTTACCATTCCCGGGATGCGTGCCGCA from Diprion similis isolate iyDipSimi1 chromosome 12, iyDipSimi1.1, whole genome shotgun sequence encodes the following:
- the LOC124413596 gene encoding ejaculatory bulb-specific protein 3-like, translating into MAVLLKALIVCSMVCLAMAAENPQVNQEQQARSRVSDDQLESALSDKRYLMRQLKCALGEAPCDPVGRRLKSLAPLVLRGACPQCSPEETRQIQKVLSHIQRNFPREWSKVVRQYAGV